In Nocardia sputorum, a single genomic region encodes these proteins:
- the rplS gene encoding 50S ribosomal protein L19, whose amino-acid sequence MNTLDFVDEKSLRSDVPDFRPGDTLNVHVKVIEGSKERIQVFKGVVIRRQGGGIRETFTVRKVSFGVGVERTFPVHSPNIDHIDVVTRGDVRRAKLYYLRDLRGKAAKIKEKR is encoded by the coding sequence ATGAACACCCTTGACTTCGTCGACGAGAAGTCGCTGCGCAGCGACGTCCCCGACTTCCGGCCGGGCGACACGCTGAACGTGCACGTGAAGGTCATCGAAGGCTCGAAGGAGCGCATCCAGGTCTTCAAGGGCGTCGTGATCCGCCGCCAGGGTGGTGGCATCCGCGAGACCTTCACGGTCCGCAAGGTGTCGTTCGGTGTCGGCGTGGAGCGCACCTTCCCGGTGCACAGCCCGAACATCGACCACATCGATGTCGTGACCCGCGGTGACGTCCGCCGGGCCAAGCTGTACTACCTGCGCGATCTGCGCGGCAAGGCCGCCAAGATCAAGGAAAAGCGCTGA
- the lepB gene encoding signal peptidase I — MADESGSVSVSESGDEGTRAGRAKRRPKKKQRPFWQELPILIVIAAVIAALMVTFVGRPYVIPSESMETTLHGCAGCTGDRIYVQKLSYYWGDPQPGDVVVFVGPPSWNTHYQSIRSDNPAVRGVQNFFSFFGLVPPDENDLVKRVIAVGGQTVECCDPQGRVIVDGKPLDEPYARYLAPYVPGQPYNASGGREFKPVKVPEGHLWVMGDNRNQSADSRAHITDELQGTIPVENVRGKAVFKIWPPGRIGPVRSENPQVN, encoded by the coding sequence GTGGCAGACGAAAGTGGGTCGGTGTCGGTGTCCGAATCGGGCGACGAGGGTACGCGGGCAGGTCGCGCCAAGCGGCGCCCGAAGAAGAAGCAGCGGCCGTTCTGGCAGGAATTGCCGATTCTCATCGTGATCGCCGCGGTGATCGCCGCGCTGATGGTCACCTTCGTCGGCCGGCCGTACGTGATCCCGTCCGAGTCGATGGAAACCACGTTGCACGGATGCGCCGGATGCACCGGTGACCGCATCTACGTGCAGAAGCTCAGCTACTACTGGGGCGATCCGCAACCGGGCGACGTGGTCGTGTTCGTCGGGCCGCCCTCGTGGAACACCCACTACCAGTCGATCCGTTCGGACAACCCCGCGGTCCGCGGCGTGCAGAACTTCTTCTCCTTCTTCGGCCTGGTGCCGCCCGATGAGAACGATCTGGTGAAGCGGGTGATCGCGGTCGGCGGCCAGACCGTGGAGTGTTGCGATCCGCAGGGCCGGGTCATCGTGGACGGCAAGCCGCTGGACGAGCCGTACGCCCGCTACCTCGCCCCTTACGTTCCGGGCCAGCCGTACAACGCGAGCGGCGGACGCGAGTTCAAGCCCGTGAAGGTGCCCGAGGGGCATCTGTGGGTGATGGGCGACAACCGCAACCAGTCGGCCGACTCCCGCGCCCATATCACCGACGAACTGCAGGGCACCATTCCCGTGGAGAACGTCCGCGGCAAGGCGGTGTTCAAGATCTGGCCGCCCGGCCGGATCGGCCCGGTGCGTTCGGAGAATCCCCAGGTGAACTGA
- a CDS encoding ribonuclease HII, with protein MGNGWPPRVVMRRAGGLRTLEAALIRSGLGPVAGVDEAGRGPCAGPLVVAACLLAPKAYDKLAGLDDSKKLTEATREELYPVIVRLALAYQVVVIPAWEIDSIGIHVANIEGMRRAVAGLGRTPGYVLTDGFRVPGIPVPSLPVIGGDGAAACIAAASILAKVTRDRIMVELDQRFPGYGFAAHKGYNTPEHTAALHRLGPSSEHRRSWRNVREAAGLRPVAAAADEADALLAEGVDEALPEQFPDGRTAGRVATDAAHAR; from the coding sequence GTGGGTAACGGTTGGCCGCCGCGCGTGGTGATGCGCAGGGCCGGAGGGTTGCGCACGCTCGAGGCGGCATTGATCCGCAGCGGTCTCGGGCCGGTCGCCGGTGTGGACGAAGCAGGGCGCGGACCCTGTGCGGGACCGCTCGTGGTGGCCGCGTGCCTGCTCGCTCCGAAGGCGTATGACAAGCTGGCCGGCCTCGACGACTCCAAGAAGCTCACCGAGGCGACCCGCGAAGAGCTGTATCCGGTGATCGTTCGTCTGGCGCTCGCCTACCAGGTCGTCGTCATCCCGGCCTGGGAGATCGACTCGATCGGCATCCACGTCGCCAATATCGAAGGGATGCGTCGCGCCGTGGCCGGGCTTGGGCGCACTCCCGGATACGTGCTGACCGACGGATTCCGGGTGCCCGGTATCCCGGTGCCCTCGCTGCCCGTGATCGGGGGCGACGGCGCGGCGGCCTGCATCGCGGCGGCCAGCATCCTCGCCAAGGTCACCAGGGACCGCATCATGGTCGAGCTGGACCAGCGGTTCCCCGGCTACGGCTTCGCCGCCCACAAGGGCTACAACACGCCCGAGCACACCGCCGCGCTGCACCGCCTCGGGCCGAGCAGCGAGCACCGTCGCTCGTGGCGCAACGTGCGCGAAGCCGCCGGGTTGCGGCCGGTCGCGGCGGCCGCCGACGAGGCCGACGCACTGCTGGCCGAGGGCGTGGACGAAGCGCTGCCGGAGCAGTTTCCGGACGGGCGTACGGCTGGCCGAGTAGCTACCGACGCGGCGCATGCGCGATGA
- a CDS encoding DUF2469 domain-containing protein — protein MSAEDLEKYETEMELSLYREYKDIVGQFSYVVETERRFYLANSVELRPQNADGEVYFEVRMSDAWVWDMYRPARFVKHVRVITFKDVNIEELEKPDLRLPE, from the coding sequence ATGAGTGCCGAGGACCTCGAGAAGTACGAAACCGAGATGGAGCTCTCGCTGTATCGCGAGTACAAGGACATCGTCGGTCAATTCTCGTACGTGGTGGAGACCGAGCGCCGCTTCTATCTGGCCAATTCCGTGGAGCTGCGCCCGCAGAACGCGGACGGCGAGGTGTACTTCGAGGTGCGGATGAGCGACGCGTGGGTCTGGGACATGTACCGTCCGGCCCGCTTCGTCAAGCACGTCCGGGTCATCACGTTCAAAGACGTCAACATCGAGGAGCTGGAGAAGCCGGACTTGCGGCTGCCCGAGTGA
- a CDS encoding YraN family protein, whose protein sequence is MTDRQALGAHGEELAAAFLRAAGMQIVARNWRCRYGELDVIATDGDVTAFVEVKTRSGVGYGTPAESVTFAKQQRIRRLALLWLAEQDGPWRRIRFDVVSVLVARGRTPVIDHLRAVF, encoded by the coding sequence GTGACAGACAGACAGGCGCTCGGCGCGCACGGGGAGGAACTGGCGGCGGCATTTCTGCGCGCCGCGGGAATGCAGATCGTCGCCAGGAACTGGCGTTGCCGATACGGCGAACTCGATGTGATCGCCACGGACGGGGACGTGACCGCGTTCGTGGAGGTCAAGACCCGTTCCGGCGTGGGATACGGTACTCCGGCCGAGTCGGTCACCTTCGCCAAGCAGCAGCGGATTCGACGGCTGGCCCTGCTGTGGCTGGCCGAGCAGGACGGACCGTGGCGGCGCATCCGGTTCGACGTGGTGTCGGTGCTGGTGGCGCGTGGCCGCACACCGGTCATCGATCATCTCCGGGCGGTGTTCTGA
- a CDS encoding YifB family Mg chelatase-like AAA ATPase, with protein sequence MALGRAHSVAVTGVDGLLVEIEADIGQGLPSVHLVGLPDTALQESRDRVRSAVANSGEKWPDGRVVLALSPATLPKLGSVYDLALAVAVLDASGSVPSDRLAKTVLLGELALDGRVRRVRGILPAVLAARKAGWSTVVVPAVTMAEAGLVEGIEVLGARSLRAVVAWLRGEGALDEPDGDLPDTVRQGGDLSEVVGQDEARWALEVAAAGGHHLLLTGPPGIGKTMLAQRLPSLLPPLTEAEALEVTAIHSMAGTLAGDHPLVTAPPFVAPHHSTSVTAMIGGGSGTARPGAVSRAHRGVLFLDECAEIGTKVLEAMRTPLEEGEVRIARRDGVARYPARFQLVLAANPCPCAPARDVDCICAPLARRRYLGKLSGPLMDRIDIWVRMHGQSGAAFSTDAAESSEVVRGRVAVARRAAAERWREYGWLTNAEVPGHILRQRFRLPRESLAPVEAALRLGRMSARGADRAIRVAWTISDLRGGDLPTAQDVLAALNFRQRGAQ encoded by the coding sequence ATGGCCCTCGGCCGGGCGCACTCGGTCGCGGTCACCGGCGTGGACGGTCTGCTCGTCGAGATCGAGGCCGATATCGGGCAAGGCCTGCCGTCGGTCCATCTGGTCGGGCTCCCCGATACCGCATTGCAGGAGTCGCGCGACCGGGTGCGCTCCGCGGTGGCGAATTCGGGGGAGAAGTGGCCCGATGGCCGGGTGGTCCTCGCGCTGTCGCCCGCGACATTGCCGAAGCTGGGCAGCGTCTACGACTTGGCGCTCGCCGTCGCGGTGCTGGACGCGTCCGGCTCGGTTCCCTCCGATCGGCTCGCGAAGACCGTGCTGCTCGGCGAACTCGCGCTGGACGGCCGGGTACGGCGGGTGCGCGGCATCCTGCCCGCGGTGCTCGCGGCCCGCAAGGCGGGCTGGTCCACCGTCGTGGTCCCGGCGGTGACCATGGCCGAAGCGGGACTGGTCGAGGGCATCGAGGTCCTCGGGGCGCGCAGCCTGCGTGCCGTCGTGGCCTGGCTGCGCGGGGAAGGCGCGCTCGACGAGCCGGACGGCGACCTGCCCGACACGGTGCGCCAAGGCGGCGATCTCAGCGAGGTGGTGGGGCAGGACGAGGCCCGCTGGGCATTGGAGGTGGCGGCGGCGGGCGGGCACCATCTACTGCTCACCGGGCCGCCCGGCATCGGTAAAACGATGCTCGCGCAACGTCTTCCGAGTCTGCTGCCACCCCTCACGGAGGCCGAGGCACTGGAGGTGACCGCGATCCACTCCATGGCGGGCACGCTGGCCGGTGACCATCCGCTGGTCACCGCGCCACCCTTCGTCGCCCCGCATCACTCCACTTCGGTGACCGCGATGATCGGCGGTGGTTCGGGGACCGCCCGGCCGGGCGCGGTCAGCCGGGCCCACCGCGGCGTGCTGTTCCTCGACGAGTGCGCCGAGATCGGCACGAAGGTGCTGGAAGCGATGCGAACGCCATTGGAAGAGGGAGAGGTGCGTATCGCCCGGCGCGACGGCGTCGCGCGTTATCCGGCTCGTTTCCAGCTCGTTCTGGCTGCCAACCCGTGCCCGTGTGCCCCGGCGCGCGATGTCGACTGCATCTGCGCGCCGCTGGCTCGCCGCCGCTATCTCGGCAAACTGTCCGGGCCGCTGATGGACCGGATCGATATCTGGGTGCGGATGCACGGGCAGTCCGGCGCGGCGTTCAGCACCGACGCCGCGGAGAGCAGCGAGGTGGTCCGCGGCCGGGTCGCCGTCGCGCGGCGCGCCGCCGCCGAGCGCTGGCGCGAATACGGGTGGCTGACCAATGCCGAGGTTCCCGGCCACATCTTGCGCCAACGATTCCGATTGCCGCGGGAATCACTCGCGCCCGTCGAGGCCGCATTGCGTCTCGGTCGCATGTCCGCGCGGGGTGCGGACCGGGCCATTCGCGTCGCCTGGACGATTTCCGACTTGCGCGGCGGTGACCTGCCCACGGCACAGGACGTTCTGGCCGCTCTGAACTTTCGTCAGCGGGGTGCCCAATGA
- the dprA gene encoding DNA-processing protein DprA, with product MSGEPDARRLAWVYLSRVVQGPCAPLSALVESVGVVEAARAVRECALPEPLRGPTAQRSGVDVAARDLEMIERIGGRVVTPDDPEWPAWRMLGLTQLEPGRDRDGAVPLVLWVRGPRSLLESSERAVAVVGARCSTGYGNRVTGEIAGDLAAQGWTIVSGAAFGIDGMAHRAALSVEGPTIAVLACGIDRPYPAQHERLLADIAESGLVVSEYPPGVSAQKHQFLARNRLIAALADGVLVVEAGLRSGARNTVKWARRLGRPALAVPGPVTSAASVGCHRMIRDGEALLVTRAEEVVDEAGPLRLSLPGAAAAGGNLEDQLAGDEALVFAALPRIGSRLPLEVSRQCGLPLPAVRATLAALELTGLVASDENGWHRTGRRG from the coding sequence CTGTCCGGCGAACCGGATGCCCGGCGGCTCGCATGGGTGTACCTGTCGCGGGTGGTGCAGGGGCCGTGTGCGCCGCTGTCGGCGCTCGTCGAGTCGGTCGGGGTGGTGGAGGCGGCGCGTGCCGTGCGCGAGTGCGCCCTGCCCGAACCGCTTCGCGGGCCTACGGCGCAGCGGAGCGGTGTCGACGTGGCGGCGCGGGATCTGGAGATGATCGAGCGGATCGGCGGGCGGGTGGTGACGCCGGACGACCCGGAGTGGCCCGCCTGGCGCATGCTCGGTCTCACACAGCTCGAGCCGGGCCGGGATCGCGACGGCGCGGTACCGCTGGTGTTGTGGGTGCGCGGTCCACGCTCGCTGCTGGAGTCCAGCGAACGGGCGGTGGCGGTGGTCGGCGCGCGGTGCAGCACCGGGTACGGCAATCGGGTCACGGGAGAAATCGCGGGCGATCTCGCCGCACAGGGGTGGACCATTGTTTCCGGGGCCGCCTTCGGGATAGACGGCATGGCGCACCGGGCAGCGCTGTCGGTAGAAGGCCCCACGATCGCCGTGCTGGCCTGCGGCATCGACCGGCCCTACCCGGCGCAGCACGAGCGCTTGCTGGCCGACATAGCCGAGTCCGGCTTGGTGGTCAGCGAATACCCACCAGGCGTCTCCGCGCAGAAGCACCAGTTCCTCGCCCGGAACCGATTGATCGCCGCCCTCGCCGACGGTGTGCTCGTGGTCGAGGCCGGGCTGCGCAGCGGGGCGCGTAACACCGTCAAATGGGCGCGTCGCCTGGGGCGTCCGGCGCTGGCCGTGCCGGGCCCGGTCACCTCGGCCGCTTCGGTGGGCTGCCACCGCATGATCCGCGACGGCGAAGCGCTCCTGGTGACCAGGGCGGAGGAAGTCGTCGACGAAGCGGGGCCGTTGCGGTTGTCGCTTCCCGGAGCGGCGGCCGCGGGCGGCAACTTGGAGGACCAGTTGGCCGGAGACGAGGCGCTGGTCTTCGCCGCGCTGCCGAGAATCGGCTCCCGGCTGCCACTGGAGGTGTCGCGGCAGTGCGGACTGCCCCTTCCGGCGGTGCGTGCGACCTTGGCCGCACTCGAATTGACGGGTCTGGTGGCCAGTGACGAAAACGGTTGGCACCGAACGGGGCGGCGCGGATGA
- a CDS encoding tyrosine-type recombinase/integrase, whose protein sequence is MAELPEDLEALLVEYGRHLRLGRNRSEHTVRAYLGDARSLLEHLYTRSADSAIRELDLLLLRSWLAQQAAGGAARTTVARRASSARTFTAWLSRTGRLPADPGLRLGSPKAHRVLPAVLGRQQALGAMDAAESGAAQRDPMALRDRAIVELLYATGIRVGELCGLDVEDVDRERRVVRVLGKGNKERSAPFGVPADEAVGNWLRYGRPAFATAESGRALLLGRRGRRLDQRQARTVVHEVVSAIPGAPDLGPHGLRHTAATHLLEGGADLRVVQELLGHASLATTQLYTHVSIDRLKKVHDQAHPRA, encoded by the coding sequence ATGGCGGAGTTGCCCGAAGACCTGGAAGCGCTGCTGGTGGAGTACGGCAGGCATCTGCGGCTCGGACGCAATCGCTCCGAGCACACCGTGCGCGCGTACCTGGGCGACGCGCGATCCCTACTGGAGCATCTGTACACGCGGTCGGCGGATTCGGCGATCCGCGAACTGGACCTGCTGTTGCTGCGTTCGTGGCTGGCCCAGCAAGCGGCGGGGGGCGCGGCTCGCACGACTGTGGCACGGCGCGCGTCGTCGGCGCGCACGTTCACGGCATGGCTCAGCCGGACCGGCCGGTTGCCCGCCGATCCGGGGCTGCGGCTGGGTTCCCCGAAGGCGCACCGCGTCCTTCCCGCCGTACTCGGGCGGCAACAGGCGCTGGGCGCCATGGATGCCGCGGAGTCCGGTGCGGCGCAGCGCGATCCGATGGCCCTGCGAGACCGGGCGATAGTGGAGTTGCTGTACGCCACCGGGATTCGGGTCGGTGAGCTGTGCGGCTTGGACGTCGAGGACGTGGACCGCGAACGGCGCGTGGTGCGCGTACTGGGCAAGGGCAACAAGGAGCGATCCGCGCCGTTCGGCGTGCCCGCCGACGAGGCGGTCGGCAACTGGCTGCGCTACGGACGTCCGGCCTTCGCCACCGCCGAGTCCGGTCGAGCGCTGCTGCTCGGCCGCCGCGGCAGGCGTCTCGATCAACGCCAGGCCAGAACCGTTGTCCACGAGGTGGTCTCGGCCATCCCGGGCGCACCGGATCTGGGTCCGCACGGTCTGCGGCACACCGCCGCGACCCACCTTCTCGAAGGCGGGGCCGATCTTCGTGTGGTTCAGGAACTGCTCGGGCACGCCAGTCTGGCCACCACGCAGCTGTACACCCACGTCTCCATCGACCGGCTCAAGAAGGTGCACGACCAGGCCCATCCCCGGGCTTGA
- a CDS encoding GNAT family N-acetyltransferase translates to MSVIIRPRTEADLDACAAALRHVHHVDRYPAVWPADPAGWLAPPKLLAALVADRDGTVVGHIGLGTSDNTPEVLRESAGAEAVVSVIRLYVLPAARRAGVGARLLAEAARVAASWGQRAVLTVASDSTAAITLYERHGWRQVHSGPGGWRTADGREARVHYYIGP, encoded by the coding sequence ATGAGCGTCATCATCCGACCGCGCACCGAGGCCGACCTCGACGCCTGCGCCGCGGCCCTGCGGCACGTTCACCACGTCGACCGATATCCGGCGGTCTGGCCTGCCGACCCCGCCGGCTGGCTGGCGCCGCCCAAACTCCTCGCGGCACTCGTCGCCGACCGCGACGGCACCGTAGTCGGGCACATCGGCCTGGGCACGAGTGACAACACGCCGGAGGTCCTGCGCGAATCGGCGGGCGCGGAAGCGGTCGTCTCGGTGATCCGGTTGTATGTCCTCCCGGCCGCCCGCCGAGCGGGGGTAGGTGCACGATTGCTGGCCGAAGCCGCACGCGTCGCCGCGAGCTGGGGGCAGCGCGCCGTCCTCACGGTGGCGTCCGACAGCACGGCGGCGATCACCCTCTACGAGCGACACGGTTGGCGGCAGGTGCACAGCGGGCCCGGCGGCTGGCGTACCGCGGATGGACGGGAGGCTCGGGTGCATTACTACATCGGTCCGTGA
- a CDS encoding FHA domain-containing protein gives MAGQSAWERPASISPQPVTPEGVREISLDGGASRMTIGRSGAADIIVTSDPTVSRLHAILERIGGCWTIVDDGLSKNGTFVNGERVGGRRKLGSGDMIRVGRSVFVFRVAESFHEEMTLAHSPLPTRNSLTPAQYLVLAALCRPYDARDAYSYPASNRQIADDLCLSLSTVKTHMRALFRIFQVEALPPNQKRLFLVERAIEFGVVTDQER, from the coding sequence TTGGCGGGACAGTCCGCGTGGGAGCGTCCTGCTTCCATTTCGCCACAACCCGTCACGCCGGAAGGCGTGCGGGAAATCTCCCTCGACGGCGGCGCGTCCAGAATGACGATCGGGCGGTCCGGCGCGGCCGATATCATCGTGACTTCCGACCCGACCGTGTCCCGCCTGCACGCGATTCTGGAGCGCATCGGCGGATGCTGGACCATCGTCGACGACGGCTTGTCGAAGAATGGGACATTCGTCAATGGTGAACGCGTCGGCGGACGGCGGAAACTCGGTTCGGGGGATATGATTCGCGTCGGTCGGTCGGTATTCGTCTTCCGGGTCGCCGAATCCTTCCACGAGGAAATGACGCTCGCGCATTCCCCCCTGCCGACCCGCAATTCGCTGACGCCGGCCCAGTATCTGGTTCTCGCGGCGCTGTGCCGCCCGTACGACGCCCGTGACGCCTATTCCTATCCGGCCTCCAACCGCCAGATCGCGGACGACTTGTGCCTGAGCCTTTCGACGGTCAAGACGCACATGCGTGCGCTGTTCCGGATATTCCAGGTCGAAGCCTTACCGCCGAACCAGAAACGCCTGTTCCTGGTCGAACGCGCTATCGAATTCGGTGTCGTCACCGATCAGGAAAGGTAA
- a CDS encoding serine protease, translating into MTKFRKLVGAAAASAAVTALFGAPGTAQAETPSVLGGGSGIVVGSQNICTLTTIGRDTGGRLVGFTAAHCGDANAAIVPESDRGAGTVGTVVYASRELDYSVIEFDPGKVAPVNQVGGTTITGLGGPARPPDTVCKEGRTTGRTCGPAYGDMLTGGNSTWTQTCVVEGDSGAPLVVGTTLVGMVSGYLAVPCLGPQLGTDITAVVADVNARGGAGAGFQPI; encoded by the coding sequence ATGACCAAGTTCAGGAAACTCGTGGGCGCTGCGGCGGCGTCAGCCGCTGTCACGGCGCTGTTCGGGGCACCCGGGACCGCGCAGGCCGAGACGCCATCCGTACTGGGTGGCGGCTCGGGCATCGTCGTCGGCAGTCAGAACATCTGCACGCTCACCACCATCGGGCGCGACACCGGCGGTCGGCTCGTCGGGTTCACCGCGGCCCACTGCGGTGACGCGAATGCCGCCATCGTCCCCGAGAGCGATCGCGGCGCCGGTACCGTCGGCACTGTCGTCTATGCCAGCCGCGAATTGGATTACTCCGTGATCGAATTCGATCCCGGCAAGGTCGCGCCGGTCAACCAGGTGGGCGGCACCACCATCACCGGCCTGGGCGGGCCCGCCCGGCCCCCGGACACGGTCTGCAAGGAAGGCCGGACGACCGGCCGCACCTGCGGACCGGCCTACGGCGACATGTTGACGGGCGGCAATTCGACATGGACGCAGACGTGTGTCGTCGAGGGCGATTCGGGCGCTCCGCTCGTCGTCGGGACCACACTCGTCGGCATGGTCAGCGGCTACTTGGCCGTGCCGTGCCTGGGCCCGCAACTCGGCACCGACATCACCGCGGTCGTCGCCGACGTCAACGCGCGCGGCGGCGCGGGCGCGGGTTTCCAACCGATCTGA
- a CDS encoding MFS transporter: MESNVVRDPRRWWVLGVLCLSLLVLMLDSTVLNLAIPSLIRELGATPSDVQWILDAYVLVFAGLLLTAGSLSDRFGRRRALITGLAVFGVASLAAVLASEPWQVVAARVAMGVGGSLLMPSTLSILMTTFAEDERRTAMAAWSTVSMVGIVAGPTLGGFLLQHYWWGSVFLLNIPVALLAIVAAVVLMPETTGEQRPVDLVGVVLSVVALGATVYVIIEREWNIGAIVLAVGAAIAFVVWESRSEHPMLPLAVFRSRDFTGTCFTLLLMVFGMGAVMLMLTQYLQFVLGYGPMKAGLALLPYAIAAAVCNGLGATLGKTLSNKTLIVSGLLVMGVAFGILAAGSGYLWVLVSMLVMGVGGGLAGPAAYAAIMSAIPLQHAGVGSAMNDTIQQVGMAISIAILGSVLAGVFTSHMPADAPDAARESIGAAFQLGYIEPAKDAFTAAMSTGAWISAGFSIAAALLGAVLLRARRPQAAGQPETAPVAHG, encoded by the coding sequence GTGGAATCGAACGTTGTACGAGACCCCCGCCGGTGGTGGGTCCTGGGGGTCCTCTGTCTGTCCTTGCTCGTGCTGATGCTCGACAGCACCGTGCTCAATCTGGCGATCCCGTCGCTGATCCGTGAACTCGGCGCCACGCCGTCGGACGTGCAGTGGATTCTGGACGCCTACGTGCTGGTCTTCGCCGGGCTCCTGCTCACCGCGGGCAGCCTGTCCGACCGGTTCGGCAGGCGGCGGGCGCTGATCACCGGACTGGCCGTGTTCGGGGTGGCGTCACTGGCCGCCGTGCTGGCTTCCGAACCGTGGCAGGTCGTGGCGGCCCGCGTCGCGATGGGCGTCGGCGGATCGCTGTTGATGCCGTCGACCTTGTCGATCCTGATGACCACCTTCGCCGAGGACGAACGGCGCACGGCGATGGCGGCGTGGTCGACGGTCTCCATGGTCGGCATCGTCGCCGGACCGACGCTCGGCGGCTTCCTGCTCCAGCACTACTGGTGGGGTTCGGTGTTCCTGCTCAACATCCCGGTGGCACTGCTCGCGATCGTCGCGGCTGTCGTGCTGATGCCGGAGACCACCGGGGAGCAGCGGCCGGTCGACCTGGTCGGCGTCGTCCTGTCCGTCGTGGCGCTCGGCGCGACGGTCTACGTGATCATCGAGCGGGAATGGAACATCGGCGCGATCGTCTTGGCGGTCGGCGCGGCGATCGCCTTCGTCGTCTGGGAGAGCCGGTCGGAGCATCCGATGCTGCCGTTGGCGGTGTTCCGCAGCCGCGACTTCACCGGCACCTGCTTCACCCTGCTGCTGATGGTCTTCGGCATGGGTGCGGTCATGCTGATGCTCACCCAATACCTGCAGTTCGTCCTCGGCTACGGCCCGATGAAGGCCGGGCTGGCGCTGCTGCCCTACGCCATCGCCGCGGCGGTCTGCAACGGCCTCGGCGCGACGCTCGGCAAGACACTGAGCAACAAGACGCTGATCGTGTCCGGCCTGCTCGTCATGGGCGTGGCCTTCGGCATCCTGGCGGCGGGCAGCGGGTATCTGTGGGTGCTGGTCAGCATGCTGGTGATGGGCGTCGGCGGCGGACTGGCGGGTCCGGCGGCCTATGCGGCCATCATGAGCGCGATCCCGCTGCAGCACGCCGGTGTCGGCTCCGCGATGAACGACACGATCCAGCAGGTGGGCATGGCGATCAGCATCGCCATCCTCGGCAGCGTGCTGGCCGGTGTGTTCACTTCGCACATGCCCGCCGACGCCCCGGACGCCGCGCGCGAATCCATCGGTGCGGCCTTCCAGCTCGGCTACATCGAGCCCGCCAAGGATGCCTTCACCGCCGCCATGTCCACCGGCGCGTGGATCAGCGCCGGATTCAGCATCGCCGCCGCCCTGCTCGGCGCGGTGCTGCTGCGCGCCCGGCGGCCGCAAGCAGCCGGGCAACCGGAAACCGCTCCGGTCGCGCACGGCTGA
- a CDS encoding TetR/AcrR family transcriptional regulator, protein MTKQFASVWTKQPRQPKSSGLRREQIIAAAVEILDAEGLESLSMRKLGAKLGAGATSLYWHVSNKDELLELVLDEFWGLVRTPEPEQTSWRELLNTFAYSLRATIREHPWMASLVGQLPSIGPNSLRLSDRLRRAFVQAGFRGVDIYLASGTVMCFVLGQVIPEIAWDKVSKGMEIDADGMLRVMGEVAGDYPEMLADYQATVPTDQEAARAMAFDFGLLCVLDGLEARLRNMPESRQESPAKDTGRL, encoded by the coding sequence GTGACCAAGCAGTTCGCGTCGGTATGGACCAAACAGCCGCGCCAGCCCAAGTCGTCCGGGCTGCGCCGCGAGCAGATCATCGCGGCGGCCGTCGAGATCCTCGACGCCGAAGGGCTGGAATCGCTGAGCATGCGCAAGCTCGGCGCGAAACTGGGCGCGGGCGCGACCAGTCTCTACTGGCACGTGTCCAACAAGGACGAACTGCTCGAGTTGGTGCTCGACGAGTTCTGGGGCCTGGTCCGGACGCCGGAGCCCGAGCAGACTTCCTGGCGCGAGTTGCTGAACACCTTCGCCTACAGCCTGCGCGCGACCATCAGGGAGCATCCCTGGATGGCGTCGCTGGTCGGGCAACTGCCCAGCATCGGTCCGAACTCGCTGCGGTTGAGCGATCGGCTGCGCCGCGCGTTCGTCCAGGCCGGTTTTCGCGGTGTGGACATCTATCTGGCCAGCGGGACGGTGATGTGTTTCGTCCTCGGTCAGGTGATTCCGGAGATCGCCTGGGACAAAGTGTCCAAAGGCATGGAGATCGACGCCGACGGCATGCTGCGCGTGATGGGGGAAGTGGCCGGCGACTATCCCGAGATGCTCGCGGACTATCAGGCGACCGTGCCGACCGACCAGGAGGCCGCACGCGCGATGGCGTTCGACTTCGGCTTGCTCTGCGTCCTCGACGGACTCGAAGCCCGTCTGCGTAACATGCCGGAATCCCGGCAGGAGTCTCCGGCGAAGGACACCGGTCGATTATGA